The Crocinitomicaceae bacterium genome includes a region encoding these proteins:
- a CDS encoding N-formylglutamate amidohydrolase, with product MTNSPFQILPATGKAAPIIISIPHCGIDFPDELKDKFLPEQVQYLDDTDWYLQLLNDFAPELGITVIYARYSRWVIDLNRDPHSVPLYNDGRLITGLTTSTDFLGNPLYHSGHEPDQAETERRLAQYYWPYYQKIESLLNERKATFGKALLWDAHSIRRVVKSIRQDPFPEMILGNNDEKSAAKKFIEITLKNLSTTYQVSHNTPFKGGHITRYFGKPQDEIHALQLERCKNLYMDDQERHYDQSRANKMREVLKKNFSELIEGLVR from the coding sequence ATGACAAATTCTCCTTTTCAAATTCTACCGGCTACGGGAAAAGCCGCACCAATAATCATAAGCATTCCACATTGTGGTATTGATTTTCCGGATGAATTGAAAGATAAATTCTTGCCTGAACAAGTTCAATATTTAGATGACACCGATTGGTATTTACAACTTCTAAATGACTTTGCACCTGAACTTGGCATTACAGTGATATACGCCAGATACAGCCGCTGGGTAATTGATTTGAACCGAGACCCGCATAGCGTTCCACTTTATAACGACGGAAGATTAATTACCGGTTTGACAACAAGTACTGACTTTCTTGGCAATCCATTATATCATTCAGGACATGAGCCTGATCAAGCTGAAACTGAAAGAAGATTAGCTCAGTATTACTGGCCTTATTACCAAAAAATAGAATCGCTGCTTAACGAACGTAAAGCCACATTTGGCAAAGCCTTACTTTGGGATGCACATTCAATCAGACGGGTCGTTAAATCAATCAGACAAGACCCTTTTCCTGAAATGATTTTAGGTAATAATGATGAAAAATCTGCTGCAAAAAAATTCATTGAAATCACGCTAAAAAATCTTTCTACTACATATCAGGTCAGCCACAATACGCCTTTCAAAGGAGGACACATAACCCGCTATTTTGGCAAACCACAAGATGAGATTCATGCCTTGCAATTAGAACGTTGCAAAAATTTATACATGGATGATCAAGAGCGTCATTATGATCAATCAAGAGCAAACAAAATGCGTGAAGTATTAAAGAAAAATTTTTCTGAATTGATTGAGGGGTTGGTGAGGTGA
- a CDS encoding zinc-dependent peptidase, which produces MVAFLVSVAVVAMVIYLFTSRSKKGSSGMRIGIMRSPLWVGIENAGSYKDLDNKLIIFYHQLLTKHIDYYRKLDKTDRKKFIDRLHELIEHMEFQGRNGQAINLKVSALCCAPVIQITMGLDTWLFNQYHTIVVYPRQFFSETQRTYVKGGVSRGDAIFLSFEDLLKGYAHPTDALNLGLHEMAHAIHIEYFDDDFEKRFPHWEQAAEQEVIKMRGQQDKVLRNYAGQNKHELFAVCIETFFEQPDEMNSKAPGLYQAMCALLNQNPLKMTASRVNH; this is translated from the coding sequence ATGGTGGCTTTTTTGGTTTCTGTCGCTGTGGTTGCAATGGTTATTTACCTGTTTACTTCAAGATCAAAAAAAGGTAGCTCCGGTATGCGAATTGGCATCATGAGGTCTCCTTTGTGGGTGGGTATTGAAAATGCAGGTAGCTACAAAGACTTGGACAATAAACTCATTATATTTTATCATCAGTTGCTTACCAAACACATTGACTATTACCGAAAACTTGACAAAACAGACAGAAAAAAATTCATTGACCGTTTACATGAATTAATTGAACATATGGAATTTCAAGGCCGCAACGGACAGGCAATTAACCTCAAAGTAAGTGCACTATGCTGCGCCCCGGTTATTCAAATCACAATGGGACTTGACACGTGGTTGTTCAATCAGTATCACACCATTGTTGTTTATCCGCGTCAATTTTTCTCTGAGACACAACGAACTTATGTAAAAGGCGGCGTGTCACGCGGTGATGCAATCTTTTTGTCTTTTGAAGATTTATTGAAAGGATACGCACATCCCACTGACGCACTTAACTTAGGTTTACATGAAATGGCTCATGCTATCCATATTGAATATTTTGATGATGATTTTGAAAAACGATTTCCGCATTGGGAACAAGCAGCAGAACAGGAAGTAATAAAAATGCGTGGCCAGCAAGATAAAGTACTGAGAAATTATGCCGGACAAAATAAGCATGAATTATTTGCTGTTTGTATTGAAACTTTTTTTGAACAACCGGATGAAATGAATAGCAAAGCACCTGGTTTGTACCAGGCCATGTGTGCGCTGCTCAATCAAAACCCATTAAAGATGACGGCATCAAGAGTTAACCATTGA